CGGACCGCATCTATCATGTCCACATCAAGGACGCGCAGTTGACGCTCAACGGCCGCGCCGGGGTGCTGGCAGGGTACTGGCCGAGCGGCGACCCGCGGGCCGGGTGGCAGTTCCGCTCGCCCGGTCACGGCGGCATCGACTGGCCCGCCATTATCCGCGGGCTGAACGCCATCGGTTACGACGGGCCGCTCTCGGTGGACTGGCACGATCCGGGAATGGACCGCGAGTACGGCGCCGCGGACGCGCTGCGGTTCCTGAAGCAGCTCGACTTTGACCCGCCGGCGCACGGCCCGAAAGCGTTCCGGGGGTAGCCCGTTACGGAAACGAAACCATGCCTTATGTGAACGTGCGAATCACCCGGGACGGCGTCACGGCCGAACAAAAGGCGCAGATCGTCGCCGAGATCACGCAGACGCTCCAGCGCGTTCTGGGCAAGCGGCCGGAGCACACGCACATCATTATCGACGAGATCGACCCAGAAAACTGGGGGTTCGCGGGCCAATTAACGACAGAATACCGGAAGAGCGAAGGGAGCCGCTAATCGCGGCCTTCGGGATTCAACCATGCGATTCCCAACTTATGACGAAGCCGAAGTGCTGAAGCGCACGTGGACGGACAAGTACGTCCGCGTGAAGCCGGGGCACACGGAGTACGAGCGGTTCGCGGGCAAAGTGGGCCGCGTGGTGACGGTGAACTACGGGGGCCGGGCGATCATCGACTTCGCTGATGGCGCCTGGTACGACATCCCCGCAACGGATGCGCACCTCGAAGTGGTCCCGGACGCGGACGCGAAGGACAGATTCGACGCTACTGCCAACAGTGCTCAGAAGTTGCCCGGCCGACAGGGGTAACTGATGCCCGTTTCAGACCTCTGGCACCGCCGGTACAATTGGCTCAATCGCCAATCGCCGCTCCGATTACTGCTACTGGTCGCGGGCGTCGGGTGCCTATCGTGTGCGGGGTGCGTTGGTATCAGCATTCTCCCCAGTCTGTACCAATAC
The Gemmata palustris DNA segment above includes these coding regions:
- a CDS encoding tautomerase family protein, with the protein product MPYVNVRITRDGVTAEQKAQIVAEITQTLQRVLGKRPEHTHIIIDEIDPENWGFAGQLTTEYRKSEGSR